One part of the Bacteroidia bacterium genome encodes these proteins:
- a CDS encoding peptidylprolyl isomerase, which translates to MSKADIVTAKGTMKVEFYDKDAPNTVANFLKLSKEGFYDGLTFHRVIPDFVIQGGCPNGTGTGGPGYKIDCELEGDNQFHDRGVLSMAHAGRNTGGSQFFVCHNRQNVAHLDRNHTCFGKVVEGQEVIDAIRAGDKIEKIVVTEE; encoded by the coding sequence ATGTCAAAAGCAGATATAGTAACGGCAAAAGGGACGATGAAGGTTGAGTTTTATGACAAGGATGCTCCCAACACGGTGGCTAACTTTCTCAAGCTTTCTAAAGAAGGCTTTTATGATGGCCTAACCTTCCATCGCGTTATTCCAGACTTTGTGATTCAGGGAGGTTGCCCTAATGGTACAGGTACAGGTGGCCCTGGTTACAAAATTGATTGTGAATTGGAGGGTGATAATCAGTTCCATGACCGTGGAGTTCTTTCTATGGCTCACGCTGGAAGAAATACCGGTGGTTCTCAATTCTTTGTTTGTCACAACCGTCAAAACGTAGCTCACCTTGACAGAAACCATACTTGCTTTGGGAAAGTTGTTGAGGGACAAGAGGTGATTGATGCCATAAGAGCGGGTGATAAAATTGAAAAGATTGTAGTTACCGAAGAGTAA
- a CDS encoding T9SS type A sorting domain-containing protein has protein sequence MRIKFLLFALLATFSLQVMANTPWPVNENFDADLGIELVVYPNPTNGIFFLNIKNENLLQEKLEVKVVNLIGQTVASQEVESNLETKFDLSTLPKGFYFIRVQVGKQEMVKRVVIR, from the coding sequence ATGAGAATAAAATTTTTACTCTTCGCCTTGCTGGCAACTTTTTCACTTCAGGTAATGGCTAATACTCCCTGGCCTGTAAATGAAAACTTCGATGCCGACCTTGGTATTGAATTAGTTGTTTACCCTAATCCTACCAATGGAATATTCTTCTTGAATATCAAGAATGAAAATCTATTGCAGGAAAAACTTGAAGTTAAAGTGGTAAACCTGATTGGCCAGACAGTTGCTTCTCAGGAAGTAGAAAGCAATCTCGAAACAAAATTTGATCTTAGCACACTGCCTAAAGGATTCTACTTTATTCGTGTACAAGTAGGAAAACAAGAAATGGTAAAACGCGTCGTAATACGATAG
- a CDS encoding D-TA family PLP-dependent enzyme: MNQAWYLASNTYEIFSPALLVYPDRIKANIDRMIEIAGDVKRLRPHVKTHKMAQVAEMHLELGIKKFKCATLAEARMLAVAGAEDILLAYQPVGPNIHMYCKLAAAFPEVRFSALVDTHTILRALSTAARTHKVEIGIFIDLNPGMNRTGIPIGNDARALYQFISALPQVYQAGLHAYDGHFRDPDFDKRKSDSDEAFESVWSFEKSLLEAGQEVPEIIAGGSPTFPVHAQRDRVVLSPGTYVFWDAGYGEKMRELPFEPAALVLSRVISKPSKDLVCVDLGHKSIGSENPIDKRVRFLNVEVEEFVGHSEEHLTLKPKDPSKVEVGDILYGVPWHVCPTVALHQEAYVVKNEQTKERWEVVARDRLYAL; encoded by the coding sequence ATGAATCAAGCCTGGTACCTCGCATCAAATACTTACGAAATCTTTTCTCCAGCATTACTTGTTTATCCGGATCGAATCAAAGCGAATATTGATCGGATGATTGAAATTGCGGGAGATGTAAAAAGACTGCGTCCGCATGTAAAAACGCATAAAATGGCTCAGGTAGCAGAGATGCACCTGGAGCTGGGTATAAAGAAATTTAAGTGTGCAACCCTTGCAGAAGCCCGGATGTTGGCAGTAGCGGGAGCAGAAGATATCTTATTGGCCTATCAACCTGTTGGACCCAATATCCATATGTATTGCAAGCTTGCCGCAGCATTTCCCGAAGTAAGGTTTTCGGCATTAGTTGACACCCACACTATACTTCGAGCACTTTCGACTGCTGCAAGAACCCACAAAGTAGAAATTGGAATCTTCATCGACCTCAATCCGGGGATGAATAGAACAGGAATTCCAATCGGTAATGATGCACGGGCTCTTTACCAATTTATCTCTGCATTGCCGCAGGTTTATCAGGCAGGATTGCATGCCTATGATGGGCATTTCAGAGATCCGGATTTTGATAAGCGAAAATCTGATTCGGATGAGGCCTTTGAATCGGTATGGAGTTTTGAAAAGAGCTTATTGGAAGCTGGGCAGGAAGTTCCGGAGATCATTGCCGGAGGGAGTCCGACTTTCCCCGTCCATGCACAAAGAGATAGGGTAGTGCTGAGTCCAGGAACCTATGTATTCTGGGATGCGGGTTATGGAGAGAAAATGAGGGAACTCCCTTTTGAGCCAGCTGCACTTGTGCTAAGCAGAGTAATAAGTAAACCATCGAAAGATTTGGTATGCGTGGATTTGGGGCATAAAAGTATCGGTTCAGAAAATCCCATAGATAAAAGGGTCAGATTTCTGAATGTTGAAGTCGAAGAGTTTGTCGGCCATAGTGAGGAGCATTTAACCCTAAAACCTAAAGACCCTTCAAAAGTAGAAGTTGGGGATATCCTATATGGAGTTCCCTGGCATGTATGTCCTACGGTGGCACTTCATCAGGAGGCTTATGTGGTGAAGAATGAGCAGACGAAAGAAAGATGGGAAGTAGTAGCCCGGGATAGACTTTACGCCTTATAA
- a CDS encoding DnaJ domain-containing protein, producing the protein MFKDYYHILEVDREAGQPEIKKSYRKLAKEHHPDSNPNPDGSEYFLLINEAYQVLSDAESRKSYNNRYDQIYRVKRARKKKENSNIFTEAFSKEPVVETYEQQAYTPPKAEPQNRAYQESYQEAFDFSEAFRSYPPPEDKSKQTTNKRKENRSRPTRVHPISRISWVGKLASVICLLFTFTIITDYFLSEASEVQVMLEARLTTGPDDKLNCVIKTDKSEFPIDYDKYGFLGKGDRLITYTTPIYKVMNSVELVEGQSIWPHYGIYNAFSIFIFALLACTSLGILSKDPLIIFRLGIANVILALITALILFQS; encoded by the coding sequence ATGTTCAAGGATTATTATCACATATTAGAAGTTGACAGGGAAGCCGGTCAGCCGGAAATTAAGAAAAGCTACCGAAAACTCGCCAAAGAGCACCATCCGGATAGCAATCCTAATCCGGACGGAAGTGAGTACTTTCTGTTGATCAATGAAGCTTATCAGGTTCTCAGCGATGCAGAGAGTCGGAAAAGCTATAATAATCGCTATGACCAGATTTATCGGGTAAAGAGGGCGCGAAAAAAGAAGGAAAATTCCAATATTTTTACGGAAGCCTTTTCCAAAGAACCTGTAGTAGAAACCTACGAACAACAGGCTTATACTCCTCCCAAGGCAGAACCCCAGAATCGTGCCTACCAGGAATCTTACCAGGAAGCCTTCGACTTCTCTGAAGCTTTCCGCTCCTATCCTCCACCAGAGGATAAAAGCAAACAGACGACAAACAAAAGAAAAGAAAATAGAAGCCGACCTACTAGGGTTCATCCGATTTCCAGAATCTCATGGGTAGGAAAACTCGCTTCTGTAATTTGTTTGTTGTTTACTTTCACGATTATCACCGACTATTTCCTATCTGAAGCATCTGAAGTCCAGGTAATGCTGGAAGCCCGATTGACCACAGGTCCAGACGATAAACTCAATTGTGTAATTAAGACAGACAAGTCTGAATTTCCTATTGACTATGATAAGTATGGTTTTCTGGGGAAAGGAGATCGCTTGATCACCTATACCACTCCCATTTACAAAGTGATGAACAGCGTTGAACTAGTGGAAGGACAGAGCATCTGGCCCCACTATGGTATTTACAATGCCTTCTCCATTTTCATTTTCGCTTTATTGGCTTGTACAAGTCTCGGGATTCTATCTAAAGATCCCCTCATTATCTTCCGTCTTGGTATAGCCAATGTTATTCTGGCGCTTATCACCGCACTCATCCTTTTTCAATCCTGA
- a CDS encoding FMN-binding glutamate synthase family protein — MASISSFFAAIPWWAYPLFLIALIAIRDIFFNKHHTIQHNFPVIGHIRYMLESIGPELRQYIVANNREELPFNRRERSWIYASAKEQNNYQGFGTDQDIHSPGYIFINPSMLPFQTKKGHPNETDKSFLPCAKVMGAYNKRKRPFRPMSVVNISAMSFGSLSAAAVSSLNKGAHKAGCYHNTGEGGLSPYHSHGADVMFHFGTGYFGVRNPEGNFSMEKMKELVEKNPFVRAIEVKLSQGAKPGKGGVLPGKKITAEIAGIRGVEKGKDVLSPARHTAFSNVVELLDFVEEIAEQTGLPVGIKSAVGSLKLWEELADLMLSSGKGPDFITVDGGEGGTGAAPPSFADHVALPFVYAFSKIYKLFQDKGLAERIVFIASGRLGLPAPAMMAFAMGADLIHVAREAMMSIGCIQAQICHTNRCPTGIATQSKWLQRGINTQLKSERFYQYNKTIRKEMLEITHAAGYEHPCQLTMEDIVMGMGDNHYTKSLRETFGYEKAEVAFSDMQALKDCPHLGQKDE; from the coding sequence ATGGCATCCATCTCATCCTTCTTTGCAGCTATTCCCTGGTGGGCATATCCCCTTTTCCTGATTGCACTCATCGCAATCCGGGATATATTTTTCAATAAACATCACACCATCCAGCACAACTTTCCAGTAATTGGACATATACGATATATGCTGGAAAGTATAGGCCCGGAACTGCGGCAATACATCGTTGCAAACAATCGGGAAGAGCTACCCTTTAATCGAAGAGAAAGAAGTTGGATTTATGCTTCAGCCAAAGAGCAAAACAACTACCAGGGATTTGGTACAGATCAGGATATCCATAGTCCTGGCTATATATTCATCAATCCCAGTATGCTTCCTTTCCAGACTAAAAAAGGACATCCCAATGAGACAGATAAAAGTTTCCTTCCCTGCGCAAAAGTAATGGGCGCTTACAATAAACGGAAGCGGCCTTTTCGTCCTATGTCTGTTGTTAATATCTCTGCCATGAGTTTTGGTTCTCTCTCTGCAGCAGCGGTGAGTTCTTTAAATAAAGGGGCACATAAAGCCGGTTGCTATCATAATACAGGAGAAGGAGGTCTTTCCCCCTATCATTCACATGGAGCTGATGTTATGTTTCATTTTGGTACGGGATATTTCGGAGTAAGAAATCCGGAGGGGAATTTTTCCATGGAGAAAATGAAAGAACTGGTTGAAAAAAATCCTTTTGTCAGAGCCATCGAGGTCAAACTTTCACAGGGAGCCAAACCAGGAAAAGGAGGAGTACTCCCAGGTAAAAAAATCACCGCAGAGATTGCCGGTATCAGAGGGGTAGAAAAAGGAAAGGATGTCCTTTCCCCTGCACGCCATACTGCCTTTAGCAATGTAGTTGAGTTGCTGGATTTTGTAGAGGAAATTGCAGAGCAAACCGGACTGCCTGTAGGCATAAAATCTGCGGTAGGAAGTCTGAAATTGTGGGAAGAATTAGCAGATTTAATGCTTTCAAGTGGAAAAGGGCCGGACTTTATAACTGTTGATGGAGGAGAAGGAGGAACAGGTGCAGCCCCCCCTTCCTTTGCCGATCATGTTGCCTTGCCGTTTGTATATGCCTTTAGCAAGATTTATAAGCTTTTTCAGGATAAAGGTCTGGCTGAAAGAATCGTTTTCATAGCATCGGGTAGATTGGGATTGCCTGCTCCCGCTATGATGGCCTTTGCAATGGGTGCAGACCTCATCCATGTTGCTCGGGAAGCCATGATGTCTATCGGATGCATACAGGCTCAGATTTGCCATACCAATCGTTGCCCTACCGGCATAGCAACTCAATCAAAATGGCTGCAAAGAGGCATCAATACCCAGCTCAAATCCGAGCGATTCTATCAGTACAACAAAACCATCCGCAAAGAAATGTTGGAGATTACCCATGCTGCCGGATACGAACATCCCTGCCAGTTGACTATGGAAGATATCGTCATGGGCATGGGAGATAATCATTATACCAAAAGCCTCAGAGAGACCTTTGGTTATGAAAAAGCAGAAGTCGCATTTAGTGATATGCAGGCTTTGAAAGATTGCCCGCATTTAGGGCAGAAGGATGAATAG
- a CDS encoding DJ-1/PfpI family protein, giving the protein MKYFLLSLILLFTFSCSEKQTELAIATEEKKEALPNVPKPEGVWNVGFLIMDGVYNTELTAPMDIFQHTIFHTDPGMKVFTIAKSLDPVRSFEGLVITPDYSYSSGEYPNIDILVVPSAEHHLDTDLEDEEMIKFVSETGAKTQYNMSLCDGAFVLAKAGLLDGLESTTFPSDIDKYKKMFPQLSVHRDVIFVHDQNAITGAGGAKSFEPALYLCELLYGKKVADGIARGLVIDWEVGEIPKKIF; this is encoded by the coding sequence ATGAAATACTTTCTTCTTTCTCTTATCCTTTTATTTACTTTTTCCTGTAGTGAAAAGCAGACAGAACTTGCTATTGCTACAGAGGAAAAAAAGGAAGCTCTCCCGAATGTTCCTAAACCCGAAGGTGTTTGGAATGTAGGATTTCTCATCATGGATGGCGTTTACAATACCGAACTCACCGCTCCCATGGACATCTTTCAGCATACCATCTTTCATACTGATCCCGGCATGAAAGTTTTTACTATTGCTAAAAGTCTGGATCCGGTCAGGAGTTTTGAAGGATTGGTCATCACGCCCGATTATAGCTATAGTTCCGGAGAATATCCGAATATTGACATTCTGGTCGTACCAAGTGCTGAGCATCATCTGGACACGGATTTGGAAGATGAAGAAATGATCAAATTCGTAAGCGAAACCGGAGCAAAAACTCAATACAATATGTCGCTCTGTGATGGAGCATTTGTTCTTGCCAAGGCTGGACTGCTGGATGGATTGGAATCAACAACCTTCCCCAGTGATATCGACAAATACAAGAAAATGTTTCCCCAACTCAGTGTGCATCGAGATGTCATCTTTGTCCATGACCAAAATGCAATCACTGGAGCTGGTGGCGCCAAATCTTTTGAACCCGCCCTGTATCTCTGCGAATTACTTTATGGTAAAAAGGTCGCAGATGGGATCGCACGAGGCCTGGTAATCGATTGGGAAGTAGGGGAAATTCCTAAAAAGATTTTTTAG
- a CDS encoding glycoside hydrolase family 3 protein: protein MRYLSIIVLIPLLFSCSEPKKEVVDEVVLEQKIAQLLMVGFRGTELSDTNRIIADIKERNLGGVVLFDYDVEHKGLRNIVSPAQVKKLAHDLQALTESKLLIAIDQENGLVNRLKSKYGFPDFSASAQYLGSMDNLDSTRNWADSTAALLAELGINLNFAPVADVNVNPASPAIGNKERSYSANAATVAKHAGAVIDAHTAYDVMTCLKHFPGHGSAKSDSHAGFTDLTDTWSENELSPFAELIKSDKATMVMTAHVFNKNLDAEYPATLSEKVINGVLRGDLGWKGVVISDDMHMGAITENYGLEDAIEKSLNAGVDILVFANNNGRFYDGDATSKAIAIIKKLIDEEKVSMERIEESLARIDALKGKIM, encoded by the coding sequence ATGCGCTATTTGAGCATTATTGTCCTAATCCCCCTATTGTTTTCCTGTTCAGAACCTAAGAAAGAAGTCGTCGATGAGGTGGTCCTCGAACAAAAGATCGCCCAATTGCTGATGGTTGGTTTTAGAGGAACGGAACTCTCAGATACCAATCGTATCATCGCTGATATCAAAGAAAGGAACCTGGGAGGGGTTGTCCTCTTCGATTATGATGTAGAGCATAAAGGCCTTCGAAATATAGTGTCGCCAGCCCAGGTGAAAAAACTGGCCCATGACTTACAGGCGCTCACAGAAAGTAAACTTCTGATCGCCATTGACCAGGAAAATGGCCTGGTAAATCGACTCAAATCCAAATATGGTTTCCCCGATTTCAGCGCTTCTGCCCAATACCTGGGAAGTATGGACAACCTGGATTCCACACGCAACTGGGCCGATAGTACAGCAGCACTCCTGGCTGAGCTGGGGATCAACCTGAATTTTGCCCCTGTGGCTGATGTGAATGTGAATCCCGCATCTCCGGCTATTGGAAATAAGGAAAGGAGTTATTCAGCAAATGCGGCCACCGTTGCTAAACATGCAGGAGCTGTGATTGATGCGCATACTGCCTATGATGTAATGACCTGCCTTAAACATTTCCCCGGACATGGCAGCGCAAAATCGGATTCTCATGCAGGATTCACGGATCTCACCGATACCTGGTCAGAAAATGAATTGAGTCCTTTCGCAGAACTCATAAAGTCCGATAAGGCTACTATGGTAATGACGGCTCATGTATTCAATAAAAATCTGGATGCAGAATATCCGGCCACGCTTTCCGAAAAGGTGATCAATGGCGTTTTAAGAGGAGACCTGGGATGGAAAGGAGTCGTAATCTCTGATGATATGCACATGGGAGCCATTACCGAAAATTACGGCCTCGAAGATGCCATCGAAAAGAGCCTGAATGCCGGAGTAGATATCCTGGTTTTCGCAAACAATAATGGGCGCTTTTATGATGGTGATGCAACAAGCAAAGCCATAGCGATCATCAAGAAATTGATCGATGAAGAAAAAGTGAGCATGGAAAGGATTGAAGAATCTCTTGCCAGAATAGATGCATTGAAAGGAAAGATCATGTAA
- a CDS encoding PDZ domain-containing protein encodes MKRTLLYLILCALLSTIQAQDLARRAFLGVRLGAVTEELKNELKLVDLNGAHVQQVYDASTAKAAGLQAGDVLVKLGENSITNGQDFIQKIKAFQTGDKVNLAYFRNGKKEELELELMGFPEERYEGATMIYRSVETATGLHRSIMSLPENVKIPAVVYIIQGIDCGSVDAAFAPQSGIAQLVRHFNNKGFATYRVEKSGVGDGKGKACTECDFEEDKNIFLEALKELKNSDEVNPEEVYLLGLSMGGVWAPLIANEVKVKGVMAYGTIARPMAEYMLENSRRQALLGEVDVERLEQSLKNDAQLYHYLYNEKLSPEEIIENHPFLEARMREISSERDPEAKIRHLHAGRLYQFQVQLHNTNISQAWKNLDAHVLAVWGKGDYVSNKEDHELIRDIVNAYHPGKGSLAMVDGNHWFEKASSEAEAFENRRLQKQVPLNTEIFNTFSDWINKIRGV; translated from the coding sequence ATGAAAAGGACATTGCTATACCTTATTCTCTGTGCTCTCTTAAGTACTATTCAGGCGCAGGACCTGGCTCGTCGTGCCTTCCTTGGCGTCAGATTGGGAGCCGTAACTGAAGAATTGAAAAATGAATTGAAGTTAGTTGACTTGAATGGTGCTCATGTGCAGCAAGTCTATGATGCTTCAACTGCAAAAGCTGCAGGCTTGCAGGCCGGTGATGTGCTTGTGAAACTCGGAGAAAATTCTATCACCAATGGACAGGACTTTATCCAAAAAATCAAAGCCTTTCAAACAGGAGATAAAGTCAATCTCGCTTATTTTAGAAATGGAAAGAAAGAAGAGCTTGAGTTGGAGTTGATGGGCTTTCCCGAAGAACGGTATGAAGGCGCGACCATGATTTACCGGAGTGTGGAGACCGCGACAGGTTTACACCGTAGCATCATGAGTTTGCCAGAGAATGTAAAAATCCCGGCAGTGGTGTATATCATTCAGGGAATAGATTGCGGCTCTGTAGATGCTGCATTCGCGCCTCAAAGTGGTATTGCTCAATTAGTTCGACATTTCAACAATAAAGGTTTTGCTACTTATCGGGTGGAGAAAAGTGGAGTAGGGGACGGTAAAGGAAAAGCCTGCACAGAATGTGATTTCGAAGAAGATAAAAACATTTTTCTGGAAGCTTTGAAAGAGCTGAAAAATTCGGATGAAGTAAATCCCGAGGAAGTTTATCTATTAGGTTTGAGTATGGGCGGCGTTTGGGCACCTTTGATTGCCAATGAAGTAAAAGTGAAGGGAGTCATGGCTTATGGAACGATTGCCAGACCTATGGCTGAATATATGCTTGAGAATTCTCGTCGCCAGGCTCTTTTGGGAGAAGTGGATGTAGAAAGGCTGGAGCAAAGTCTGAAAAATGATGCTCAGCTTTATCACTACCTATACAATGAGAAATTAAGCCCTGAGGAAATTATAGAAAATCATCCTTTCCTGGAGGCTCGTATGAGAGAGATATCCAGTGAAAGAGATCCTGAAGCAAAAATAAGACATTTGCATGCTGGAAGACTCTATCAGTTTCAGGTTCAATTGCACAATACAAATATTTCGCAGGCCTGGAAAAATCTGGATGCGCACGTATTGGCGGTTTGGGGAAAAGGAGACTACGTATCCAATAAAGAGGATCATGAATTGATTCGGGATATCGTCAATGCTTATCATCCGGGAAAAGGTAGTCTGGCTATGGTAGATGGTAATCACTGGTTTGAAAAAGCCAGTTCCGAAGCAGAAGCCTTTGAAAACCGCAGACTCCAAAAACAAGTTCCTCTGAATACAGAGATCTTCAATACTTTTAGTGACTGGATCAATAAGATTAGAGGAGTCTAG
- a CDS encoding response regulator yields MNPYSNIEDSQKLVIIDDEEDLLDLMEYHFKKKGYEVFAFESANKAWEFMGEVRPDMILCDWMMPEMSGIDFCRMVKGNLVLSDIPFVMVTCRSEKSAVQKAMAEGVSDYIKKPILMPELVSRIDQLFNLRAS; encoded by the coding sequence GTGAATCCATATAGCAACATAGAAGATAGCCAAAAGCTTGTCATTATAGACGATGAAGAGGATTTGCTCGATCTCATGGAGTACCATTTCAAGAAAAAGGGCTATGAGGTCTTTGCATTCGAAAGCGCTAACAAAGCATGGGAATTCATGGGGGAAGTTAGGCCCGATATGATCCTTTGCGACTGGATGATGCCAGAAATGTCAGGTATAGACTTTTGTCGAATGGTAAAAGGTAACCTAGTGTTATCTGATATACCCTTTGTCATGGTTACCTGTCGCTCAGAAAAGAGTGCTGTCCAGAAAGCCATGGCAGAAGGAGTAAGCGACTATATCAAAAAACCCATTCTTATGCCTGAGTTGGTAAGCCGAATTGATCAGCTTTTCAATTTGCGCGCCTCATAA
- a CDS encoding aminopeptidase P family protein, with product MFSATTYTERRQKLIQSMDSGLLLLLGNNDSPMNYTDNIYPYRQDSNFLYFAGIDIPQFAVIIDIEAGTSTLYGNDVSVEMVVWTGPQASVRELADKAGIKFTAPLAQLAGDLAQAKTASRNVHFLPPYRFENKIRLSQILGLNLATINEQSSRAFIKAVIDLRSKKSEEEIVELDRACSITTDMHVAAMKVCRPGIKESEVVAAVRYEALKHDGDVSYPVIGTIHGETLHNHHYHHILEAGQLFLLDAGAETDTRYAGDMTRTFPVSPTFSSQQKEIYQIVLDAENRSIEMLRPGITYKEVHLEAARTITKGMQALGLMKGDVESSIAAGAHALFFPHGLGHMMGLDVHDMEDLGEDHVGYTDQLKRSTQFGLKSLRLGRELEEGFVLTVEPGIYFIPLLIDTWKKEGTCEEYLNFDKLDAYRSFGGIRIEEDYLITSGGSRLLGKPLAKTIEDVEAIRNS from the coding sequence ATGTTTTCAGCTACTACCTATACAGAAAGAAGACAAAAACTGATCCAGTCTATGGATTCCGGCCTCTTGCTCCTGCTCGGGAACAATGATAGTCCGATGAATTATACCGATAATATTTATCCTTATCGTCAGGACAGCAACTTCTTGTATTTTGCCGGGATAGATATTCCTCAATTCGCCGTTATCATTGATATTGAAGCTGGCACAAGCACTTTATATGGCAATGATGTTTCGGTCGAAATGGTGGTTTGGACAGGTCCTCAGGCAAGTGTTCGGGAACTAGCGGATAAGGCAGGGATCAAATTCACTGCCCCTTTAGCCCAATTAGCTGGAGATCTGGCTCAAGCAAAAACAGCAAGCAGAAATGTTCACTTTCTTCCTCCTTATCGCTTCGAAAACAAGATCCGACTATCACAGATATTAGGACTAAATCTGGCAACGATAAATGAGCAGTCCTCCCGGGCTTTTATAAAAGCGGTTATAGACCTACGTTCAAAGAAAAGCGAAGAAGAAATTGTAGAATTGGACCGTGCTTGTTCTATCACAACTGATATGCATGTGGCTGCTATGAAAGTATGTCGGCCTGGTATCAAAGAATCAGAAGTAGTAGCTGCTGTCAGGTATGAGGCGCTCAAGCATGACGGGGATGTATCCTATCCGGTAATTGGAACCATCCACGGAGAAACCCTCCACAACCATCATTACCATCATATACTTGAAGCCGGCCAGCTATTTCTACTGGATGCAGGAGCGGAAACTGATACCCGGTATGCCGGGGATATGACCCGAACTTTTCCGGTTTCACCGACTTTTAGTTCTCAGCAAAAAGAGATTTATCAGATTGTCCTGGATGCCGAAAATCGCTCGATAGAGATGTTGAGACCCGGTATTACTTATAAAGAAGTTCACTTGGAAGCCGCCCGGACTATTACGAAAGGGATGCAGGCCCTCGGATTGATGAAAGGGGATGTAGAATCCTCCATTGCTGCAGGCGCTCATGCCCTCTTTTTCCCACATGGATTGGGACATATGATGGGATTGGATGTACATGATATGGAAGATCTGGGAGAAGATCATGTAGGGTATACCGATCAATTGAAAAGAAGCACGCAATTTGGGTTAAAGTCCCTCCGACTCGGTCGAGAACTGGAAGAAGGATTTGTGTTGACCGTCGAACCCGGAATTTATTTTATTCCTCTCCTGATTGATACCTGGAAAAAAGAAGGGACTTGCGAAGAATACCTCAATTTTGATAAGCTTGATGCATATAGAAGTTTTGGAGGTATCAGGATAGAAGAAGATTACCTCATTACTTCGGGTGGCAGTCGTTTGCTCGGTAAGCCACTGGCCAAAACTATTGAAGACGTAGAAGCCATAAGAAATAGCTAA